Within the Fusarium keratoplasticum isolate Fu6.1 chromosome 1, whole genome shotgun sequence genome, the region CCACTCCAACATCCGCATCCGCGCCCGTCTCCGCACCCTTAGAGAAGAACCACCATGTCCTAGCCATGAGCAACTTGAATACATCGGACTCGgttccgccgccgccgcgtcCGATCCGCTTCGTCCATAACCAAGGACAACCGCCTTCCAAGCGTCGCCGGATCAATGCAGCGTACGTCGTTCCCTGGTCCCCTATACTTGCCTCGTCTCCCGATCTTCCCGCTGCCTTTCTGTCGCGTCACTATTGGTGCTTGTTTGGTCGCCTTGTTATCGTCTTGCTATCTCACCCCTGGACTAGACGACTGAAGCCTTGTCAACTTGTTGCTGACTCCGACGCGAATCAGGTGTTTGACCTGCCGAAAACGAAAGACGAGATGCGCCGGCGAACGACCCTTCTGCTCTACTTGTACCAAGAATCACCACCGATGTCTGGGTTATCCTGAGGAAATTAAAAAGGAGGATGGCGAAAAGCAAACACCTACATCGAAACCCGACCATGAACGCGACAACCATGAACCTCACGATCACCacgaggacgaagatgagatcGAAAAGCCCAACCTCCACGTCCAGCGCACTCCCGACGCTCCTGCTCCACAAACAATCCCCCAAACAACCACCGAGGCTACTCTGCCGCCCGCGAAACCCATAGTTGAAACTCCACAAGACGACGATGTGCCGAGTTTACGTCCACACCATGGCCACCCTCTGTCCCTGGCCGCCGACCTTCCGCCCTCTCCCACTACGGTCCGTCGCTCCGAGAGTCATCGTGTCCCGTACTTCCGCTACTTTGGCCCGACTGCTATTGTTCCTGGCTTCAAACAAATGGTTGTCTCGGTCCGCGATCGCCGCCGATCTACCGCTGGCTCGATGGCTGGAACGTCGCCTGTGTCAACGCATAGTGGCGCATTAGGAAGCAGCTCTGCTGCCGATAGTGAAGTTATTGGCGATGATTTACCAACCTACGACCCCAACGACGCGGCTCCCGTTCATCCGTTGATCATCAATCTCGTAAAGACCTTCTTTCTACAGATGGGTTCCAGTTATCCGTTCCTCAAACAGGCGAGGTTCTTGCGCATGGTCAAGGAAAAGAGAGTTGAGCCTATACTGGTTGATTCGATATGTGGTCTGGCTGCAAGGTTCTCGGATGCTCCAGCCCTCACAAATGGAAACGACAAGATGCCGCGGACGGAACGTGGCGCGGTATTTGCGCAAAGAGCCAGACAGGCTACTGTTGACACTTTCCCATGCCCGACTGTAGGAGCTGTACAGGCCTGTCTTCTCATGGCATATGAAGGTTTTGGAGCAAGCCAAGACAGCGCTCTTTGGATgtatcttggccttgctaTCCGCATGGCTGTCGATTTGGGTCTGCAAAAAGAGGTTGGGGTTCAGTATCAGGGTGAAAAAGACCCTCTGTATGCCCTTCACTGGAGCCGTCAGTCAGGTGAAGAGGAAAGTCCTCAGGCAAAGGCGGAGGGGTCAAGCCCACCTAATCCTGAAGAGCAAAAGGAGGTTGTCCAGGAACGGATGGATACGTTCTGGGCCGTCTTCATTCTTGATCGCGTCATTTCTTCAGGGACAGGCCGGCCTGTAACGTTTCGTGATGACGATCTTGAACTCTCATTTCCTGAGCCCTCGATTGATCCGGTCACTCACTGGCCAGCGCCCTaccccatcttcctccagaTTATCCACCTCTATGGGCGCGTCTGTGACGTGCTCAACAAGATCCGCAATGCGCAGGATCTTAACAAGGAGACATGGGATAGGCTTGGCGAAATGGAGCATGAGTTGACCAAACTCTACAAGGGTTGGGACTGGAGGTTGCAGTTCAACGTGAGCAACTTCAAGGCGTACCTCGGTATGGGCCAGGGAACCACATTCATCCTGCTGCACTTTTGGTTTCATGCGCTGTTCATCATTCTTCATCAGCCTACTCTCCTCACGCCCTTTGCTGAGCTTCGCAGCGAGCTGCAGCTATTGCCAGACAGCCGCGAGCTAAGCATGAGCAGCGCCAAGACGATTTGCGATATCTTGTCTTTTGCGGACTTGATTGATCCAAAGAGCTTTATTGGAAACCCATTCACCAGCCAGCCGATCTACATTGCTGCATGCGCGTTCCTTATGGAGTCGAGTGCCAACGCCTCCGAGTCTCCATCCCGAGCTAGCTCACCTCCGGGTTCAAAGCGACTGGATGTACCACAGTTACCAGGCAGCAAGAGCCGAGATGCCAAGCCGTCGAGGCATTCTCTCCTAGCTTCAGCAGCCAACCAGAATTATCAAAAGTGCTACAATTCACTGCAGCAGGTGCAGATGTACTGGGGTGGTGTCACATACATTCTCACAGCTTTGGACCAAAAGGCCAAGGGGATCTGGGACTGTGAGACATATACGACTGAAGAATACGAGAGCACCAAGTTGCCTCGCAGGGGCAGCAGCGCCGCTCTAAGCAACCCATTCCCAAGGTTCGAGAATCAGGCTTCACCAAAGATGTCTGGGCCACCCATAGCGTGGAGCCTGGCAGGAACAGCCAACTCTCCCAACTCGAGCCTCACACTGATGTATCAGAATATTGATTCAGCTGCCATGTCAAGCGTGCAACCAATGCAAGCAATGAAGGCGCCCAGCACTCCTCCAGGTAACATGGTCTATGACCCCATCCGTCAGAGCCTACCAGATTCGACGAGTTTGCTGGCACCGGCTTATCCTCAACCCAACATCTCAGCGGTTAGACAGACTTCTCGGCCGTCAGTGCCCCGACGACATTCAAACATGTCAGCAACAAGCGGGCAGAGTCGACCGACTGTCAAGTTTGACGGGTTGCCCGACGGCGACGGGACCGAGCTTTACGCAGGCCCAAAGTTCACACCTTCGAGCCAACAATCGAATGGATTCGATACATATAGTGTCTCTCCACCAGCCGCCATGAGGGAGAATGGGGGAGTGAATGTGGCCACCACGCTCTCAGGGGCAAACAACATGGCAAATGGCACGGCCAACATGTACTTTGGCCAAGGCAACTTTCCCTACCAAATGCCTTGGGCTGCTCCAATGGGAAACATGGATGCCATCACGTTTGACAGCCAGGACATTGATATCGGTGCTTTGGGGTTGCAGCAACCAGAGCTGATGGCTCCATGGATGGGTTATGTTCCTGAGGGTGTGCTGGGATTTTTTGAGCCCCCTGATATGAACCAGGGCAACCAATGATGAGGGCAATGCATGACACGATGTTCTTTGCGAGGCGCAAATGGGGCCCAGGCAACGGCGTTTGTGATGGTTATGACAAAACGACTGCTACGACGTTTAGAGATATCCCGAGTTTGAGCTTGGTGCAGGGTGTACACGGGGCATGCATGGGGACTTGGCTCGCGGCGTCTGTATCTGTATATGAGGTTTTCCTTGGGGTTTTCTCAAGGGCCATGTCTGCAATAGGGTACCGGATTGGACATGGAGTAGCTTGGAGCTTGGGTATGACAGGTTGTAGAAAAGGACGAGCCATCACAAATCATGAAGTCACGACCTGCATTCTTGAGATGGCGTTATTACGGATGACATTGGGGTAACTAAGCTTGTGATTAGCAGATCTGGTTTATTCGCGTTCCTTCTCAAATGTTGAGTTACTGGCGGTATGTTCAAGCCGTAACCATGTTCTGAAGTCTCGGGAGAACAATCCCATAGTTATATGGCGATCAAGGAGTTTAGACACCGTTATCATGGCTTGACCTTTGAGTTGATAATCCTTAAAGTTTCCTCTCCCGTGAGGAACATGACCATCTCATTGGGTTTCTTTACGGGGGTTCGACTGGACCCTACCGACGAGGTGGACGTAAACTTGGGGGATAACTTTAAGTCCTTCCCGTTCCGGACTGAACCTTCTAACCATATCGCCGGTAGAAACACTGTACTTCACGAGAATTGCCTAGTCCCTGGCAATATCGCATCTCTCAAGAaactcctcctccacaaTAGCCATACTTTCGAAGATGAACGCGATCCCATCGCGAAACTGGCACGCCAGAACAGACTCACGACGACGATCACCAACATGACAAGTACAGTAAGAGCATCCTGTCTTCCCCGTATATGATCTTCATCAGCGTCCAGACAGCCCATGAGTAGATGACTCCAAGGGTTGACCCTGGGGATCCCAGTGTCCTAGCTTGTTGCGTTCCGCATTCTCGGTCCTAGGGTTGGCGGGGCTGCCACAGTGTAAAAATCTGAACGGCCATCCAGTGCCACTTTACTCCCAGGGCTGCGATCAACCGGGCAACGAAGGTTGGGAGAGGTACAGTGTCGGAGGCGGGTGTAAGATCTCGGCTGCACCTCCCGCTTGGGACATCTACCTGGCTACAACTGGGATTGCCTACTTCTCACTTATACAAGCAACATCGCACGGCCAAGGGAATGTTCGACCCAGGTAGTCCGGTTGTCCGGATGTCGTTCAGGAGGCACAGAGCAGACCACAGAGAGCCTCTCCGTAATGCTCCCAGAGGACATTCCCACTATCCCGCGTATGGATATTTGGCCAGAGCAGAACCACTCGAGGCTAATGCTCCTGAATGGTAGGGAGTGCTCCAATGACCACAGCAAGAGCAACCAGCCACCTCGTCCCTCGGGGCTTGATGGTTCTGAGCCTGACCGCGTTGTTGTTTTATTCGCTCTTTGCAAGGAGAAAGGGTCAGAACTGCAAGGTTTGCGCGTATGATTTTATAACCTAGGATGACAGTCAAGGGTATACTCATGACTAGCTACAGGTAATGCAATACTTTGAGACCCAGGGTTTCTTTATTAAACTCCATTGCTATGTCTTTGATATAGTAGCCAGCCGTCATCTCTCTGTACATCCAACAGAACCAAATGAACACGCAGTTCCAAAGTTGGCATCCTCTACGGAAACAACTCTTCTCCAGAAAGCTGGCGGCCCTGACGCGCAGTACACCACAACATGGAGTGCTGGCTTTGCGCATCGGCCGGGCGGATGGACTCTTCAAGGCATCGCCGTTCTCGCTCGGGCGGGGGAGCACCGGTTTCGGCGAGATTCCCCTGTTGTTTCGTCTCTCCACAGTCGAccctgcttcttcttcctgttCTTCAGACCTCCCTTTCTTCCGGGGCATGATGTACATCTCAAGTCGTAGATGCTGATGGCTCACCCACTTCAGCCCGATTATCATCAAGGTGAGCTTTCTTTTGTCCTTGGCGCCTTTGAAATGTTTCTTGGACATTAGGCCAAGTTCTATTCATAAAAGCCATGGTAGTCTCTACGGCTCGTGAGGAATCAACAACTTAGCAGAACGTAATTCGGGCATGTCCAGGGTAAATTTATTAAACTACCACCCATCTCTTTTATACTACCAtcaaaaacaacaacataTACCCCTTGTAATTACAATATCCAGTTATTCGCAAGGTCTAGAGGAATAAATTCTAGCGATAGACTTTGAATGGTCCTCTTGGACTCTCATTGCGTACCTACCTCATTCAGGGGATAGTCTCTAAGATCTCTCATCAAACTCATACAGTATCTATCCCTGGCTGATGGTGGCAGGAGGCTTGAAGCCGaccttgaagaagatgggcaTGCCGTTGCTGATGCCGCCCTGAATACCGCCAGAGTGATTCGTCTTGGTCTGAAGCTTGGACTTGGGAATACCCGtcttctcagcagcagcgtcgAGAGCAGGTGCAGGCACGAAAGGATCGTTGTGCTTGCTACCCGTCATCTCAGCGCCCAAGAATCCAGAGCCAAACTCAAAGGCCTTGACAGCAGGGATAGACAGCATGGCATGCGCCAAAACAGCCTGCAGCTTGTCGAAGCAAGGCTCTCCCAGTCTAGAGGGCGCATTGCGGATGACACAGGTAACAGTGCCGCCAGTGCTGTCGTGCTGATCTCGCAGCTCGGCGATGCGCGCCTCCATGGCCCGGCCGGCGGCGTCGTCGAGGCATCGCACGGGGAGGTTCTCGTCCACCTCTGCGCGGGTGATTGTCTCTGCGAGGCTGAGGAAGGCAGGGTCGGCGCTCATGGCGTCCGTGTCGCCAAAGAGCTTGATGTTGCCGACCGACGTGACAAAGGCGACAATCTCGATACCGTACGCCTCACGGAGCCACTTCTCAGCGACAGCTCCAGCAGCGACTCAGGCGATGGTCTCACGAGCAGAGCTGCGTCCACCGCCAGAGGAAGCCTTGACGCCATACTTCTCCAGGTAGGTCCAGTTGGCGCGGCTGAGtcgggggggggggggggggggggggagCAAAAGAACCTACGTAGTCACGCGGAAAAAGTGTCCAAAGCTCGACATGATTAGTGTAACGTGGTGATAAGAGCgttttggtgttttggcACAAAAAAGGGAGTGAGAGAAAAAAGTATGCCCAGGAAGGAAATGGCGGTGGTTGAGAGTTTCTTCGAGTCAAGGAATGGGAGGCACCAAATCCGATCTCGGGAGGAATTTTTTACTCTCGACAAAGGGAAGCAAGcgcgggggagggggaggggcaggAGCAGCTTAATTGGCCCCGTCAACAGGAGATTATTACAAAGAAGCAATTGAGACTCgattaattgatcaaatcaATCAAAACTGTCGAGCCTGGCTTTAATGATGATTTCAACATTTCTCAAGGACACCTACGCTCCTCTATCTAGGTTCCAGCCAGTGGAGGTTCCCAACTGTTATCTTGGTCCAGGTTAAGTCTGTGGGGTTCTAGCCCCTGGAGGAGTTTCCCGCTGCAAGGCTGACGACGTTGCAATTCAATTTTTCCCATTCTCGCTCATTGGATAGCCTCAACAACTCATCATCCCGCCAACCAAACGCCTCTTGCCGTCAACCTTGTCATCGGTAAATGAtttaaagaaaaatatagACTTTAACACTAAGCAATTGGGATCGAGCTGATTGAAAATGTTGTCTCTTACCCGTTCATCAGCTCCTCGCCAGCTATCACGGAATATCCTCTCATCTATATCAAGACGCCAATTCACAGATGCAGCCTCTCACCCCTCAAACAAGATCCAAGTCTATACCTCAAAGTCGAGGGATCccttcctcaacctctcgGTA harbors:
- a CDS encoding Zn(2)-C6 fungal-type domain-containing protein, with the protein product MSNLNTSDSVPPPPRPIRFVHNQGQPPSKRRRINAACLTCRKRKTRCAGERPFCSTCTKNHHRCLGYPEEIKKEDGEKQTPTSKPDHERDNHEPHDHHEDEDEIEKPNLHVQRTPDAPAPQTIPQTTTEATLPPAKPIVETPQDDDVPSLRPHHGHPLSLAADLPPSPTTVRRSESHRVPYFRYFGPTAIVPGFKQMVVSVRDRRRSTAGSMAGTSPVSTHSGALGSSSAADSEVIGDDLPTYDPNDAAPVHPLIINLVKTFFLQMGSSYPFLKQARFLRMVKEKRVEPILVDSICGLAARFSDAPALTNGNDKMPRTERGAVFAQRARQATVDTFPCPTVGAVQACLLMAYEGFGASQDSALWMYLGLAIRMAVDLGLQKEVGVQYQGEKDPLYALHWSRQSGEEESPQAKAEGSSPPNPEEQKEVVQERMDTFWAVFILDRVISSGTGRPVTFRDDDLELSFPEPSIDPVTHWPAPYPIFLQIIHLYGRVCDVLNKIRNAQDLNKETWDRLGEMEHELTKLYKGWDWRLQFNVSNFKAYLGMGQGTTFILLHFWFHALFIILHQPTLLTPFAELRSELQLLPDSRELSMSSAKTICDILSFADLIDPKSFIGNPFTSQPIYIAACAFLMESSANASESPSRASSPPGSKRLDVPQLPGSKSRDAKPSRHSLLASAANQNYQKCYNSLQQVQMYWGGVTYILTALDQKAKGIWDCETYTTEEYESTKLPRRGSSAALSNPFPRFENQASPKMSGPPIAWSLAGTANSPNSSLTLMYQNIDSAAMSSVQPMQAMKAPSTPPGNMVYDPIRQSLPDSTSLLAPAYPQPNISAVRQTSRPSVPRRHSNMSATSGQSRPTVKFDGLPDGDGTELYAGPKFTPSSQQSNGFDTYSVSPPAAMRENGGVNVATTLSGANNMANGTANMYFGQGNFPYQMPWAAPMGNMDAITFDSQDIDIGALGLQQPELMAPWMGYVPEGVLGFFEPPDMNQGNQ
- a CDS encoding Chorismate synthase, with amino-acid sequence MSSFGHFFRVTTRANWTYLEKYGVKASSGAVAEKWLREAYGIEIVAFVTSVGNIKLFGDTDAMSADPAFLSLAETITRAEVDENLPVRCLDDAAGRAMEARIAELRDQHDSTGGTVTCVIRNAPSRLGEPCFDKLQAVLAHAMLSIPAVKAFEFGSGFLGAEMTGSKHNDPFVPAPALDAAAEKTGIPKSKLQTKTNHSGGIQGGISNGMPIFFKVGFKPPATISQG